The Halorubrum sp. BV1 genome contains the following window.
GGGTGGGCGTTCCTGTACAACGCGGTCGCCATCCCGCTCGCGGCGCTCGGGCTGCTCAATCCGCTCTTCGCCGCGGTCGCGATGGGGCTGTCGAGCCTGCTCGTCGTGACGAACTCCTCGCGCGCGCTGCTGTCCGACGAGGCCTGACGGCGCGCGACGGACGGCCCGACGCGGGCGACGGCGGTTCGCCGACCGCGCGTGCGCCCGTCGACCTCGCGGTCGAGTTCCGGCCGCACCCGCCCGTACCGCAAAGGATTTTCCGCTCACGCAAGTAGTCGCGTCCGATGACAGACCAACAGCACCAGCCCGCGGCACCGCTCCGGAGCGGGATGCCGGTTCTCGGAATCGGAACGTGGCAGAACGAGGACCCCGCACAGTGTACCGAGTCGGTGGCGACGGCACTGGAGATGGGGTACCGTCACGTCGACACCGCGCAGGCGTACGGCAACGAGGCGGCCGTCGGCGAGGGGATCGCGGCCGCGGACGTCGACCGCGAGGACGTCTTTCTCGCCACGAAAGTCTGGATCGACCAGCTTGCGCCCGACGATGTCGCCGCCTCGACGCGCGAGAGCCTCGAGAAGCTCGCGGTCGATTCCGTCGATCTCCTGTACGTCCACTGGCCGGCGGGCGCGTACGACCCCGAGGAGACGCTACCGGCGTTCGCCGAACTGCGCGACGACGGCCTGATAGACCGGATCGGCGTCTCGAACTTCGAACCCGAACACCTCGACGCCGCGGCCGACGTGCTCGGCGAAGCCCCGTTCGCGAATCAGGTGGAGATGCACCCGCTCCTCCAGCAGGAGGAACTTCGCGAGTACGCGGACGGCAGCGACGTCGAACTCGTCGCGTACTCGCCGCTGGCCCGCGGCGCAGTCTTGGAGAATCCGACGGTCACGGAGATAGCCGAGGACCGCGGCGTCAGCGCGGCACAGATCAGCCTCGCGTGGCTCCGCGAGAAGGGCGTGACCGCGATCCCGAAGGCGACGAGCGAGGCCCACATTCGCGACAACTTCGCGAGCCTTGACGTCGACCTCGCGGACGAGGAGGTCGACGCGATCGACGCGATCGAGGAGCGCGACCGCCGCGTCGACCCCGATTTCGGCCCCGATTGGGACTGAGCCGCGATCGGCGCGGGTGCGTCGTCGGACTGCCGATCACTGGACGCCGAGCGGCTGAGCGCGCGCCTATACGTGCTCGCCGAGGAACGCCACTATCGCGCGGTACGCCTCGATGCGGTTCTCCAGCTTCGAGAGTCCGTGTCCCTCGTCGTCGAAGACCAGCTTGCGGACGGGGACGCCCTGCTCGCGGGCGCGCTCTGCTATCTGTTCTGCCTCGTCGACGGGCACGCGGGGGTCGTTCGCGCCGTGAAGAACGAAGAGCGGCGACTGGATGCGGTCGATCCTGTTGACCGGCGAGATCGACTCCAAGAACTCGCGGTCGTCCGCGAGCGAGCCGTACTCTGCCTCCCGCAGTTCGCGCCGCCAGTCGCCGGTGTGTTCGAGAAACGTCACGAAGTTCGCGATGCCGACGACGTCGACGCCGGCGGCCCACAGCTCCGGGAACTCGGTGAGCGCCGCGAGCACCATGAACCCGCCGTAGGAGCCGCCCATCGCGACGACGCGGTCGGGGTCGATCTCGGGGTGGTCGTGCAGCCACTCGACACCGGCGCGGAGGTCTTTCACCGAATCCATCCGCTTTCTGACGTCGTCTAAGGCCGCGTACGCCTTCCCATAGCCGGACGATCCGCGGACGTTCGGCTCGAAGACGGCGTACCCGCTGTTCAGCAGGTACTGCGTGACCGACGAAAACGAGGGACGGCGCTGGGACTCCGGCCCGCCGTGGATGTCGACGACGACGGGATACCCCGAGTCGGGCGGCTCCGTCTCCGGCACCGAGAGGTACGCCGGGATCTCTCGTTTATCGAAGGTGGGATAGCGGACCAGTTCGCGTTCGATGAACGTCTCGGGTGGGATGCCCGCCGTCGCGGCCGCGGTCCACCGCTCCGTCTCTCCGGTCGTCGCCTCGATCACATGGACGTTCGCGTTGTGCGTGCTCCCAGTCGCGGTGACCGCGAACCGATCGCCGTCGGGACCGAAACTCACGCCGCCGGCGACGCCGTCCGGGAGGTCCGGGGCGGGCAGTTCGTCGATCCGGTCGGGGGCGACCAGTTCGCCGACCGACAGTTCCGTGTAGCCGTCGACGTTGCGCGAGTAGACCAGCCGTCGGGACTCCTCATGAAGCGCGACGCCGTCGACGTTCCACTCGTCGCCGGAGACGACGACGGTGAACTCGCCGGTCGCGAGGTCCAGCCGCTCCAAGCGGAGCGTATCGCTGTCGTGGTCGGTGACCAGATATATCGCGTCGCCGTCCGGCCCCCACTGCGGGCTGCCGTAGCGGATGTCGCCGTCGTGTGGCGTGTGGTGTGTCAGCTCACCGCTCTCGACGTCGAGGGTGTACAGGTCGTGGTCGAAGGAGGCGTGCGCCTCGTGGACGACGAGGCGGTCGTCGCTCGGCGACCACCCGGCGACAGAGAGCCACCCGTCGCCCTCGTACACCAGTTCTGGATCGGGCGGGTCGCTCGGGGCGTCGGAGCGGTCGCCCGCGGCGTCGCCGCTCGCCTCGGCCGCCCGCTCTTGGACGTACACGTCGAAGACGGCCTCGTCTCTGCGGTTCGAGGCGAACGCGAACCGATCTCCCTCGCCGTCCCAGCCGCCCCAGCGGTGTTTCGCCGCCGGACGGCGGGTGAGATCGACTATCTCGCCGGACTCGTAGTTGAGGCGATACAGCTGCGTGCGCTCGTTCCCGCCCTCGTCCATGCCGAAGACGGCTTCGGGACGCTCCGGCGAGGAGTCGACGAACGAGACCGTCTCCTCGAAGAAGGTGCGCTGTGTAGGCCACGAGAGCGGTGCGTCGAGCGACCACACCTGACCGGTGCCGGTCGTGTTCAAGATGACGGAGAGCCGACCGTCGGGACCGATGTCGGCTCCGCCGGCGCTGCGGACGTTGAGGTATCGCTCGATGTCGTATCGGTGCATGAGAGTCGGTTCCGCACGCGGTGTGAAACCGTTTCGGGTGGTAGCGTTGCGCGGCGAGCGTCCCGGCCGCGCTTGCACCGCCGTCTGAGCGGGACGACCCGATGCCCGTGTCTTTTTACCTGCCGCCGTCGTCCACCCGGCGTATGCGCGTCGCGTTCGTCTCGCT
Protein-coding sequences here:
- a CDS encoding aldo/keto reductase — encoded protein: MPVLGIGTWQNEDPAQCTESVATALEMGYRHVDTAQAYGNEAAVGEGIAAADVDREDVFLATKVWIDQLAPDDVAASTRESLEKLAVDSVDLLYVHWPAGAYDPEETLPAFAELRDDGLIDRIGVSNFEPEHLDAAADVLGEAPFANQVEMHPLLQQEELREYADGSDVELVAYSPLARGAVLENPTVTEIAEDRGVSAAQISLAWLREKGVTAIPKATSEAHIRDNFASLDVDLADEEVDAIDAIEERDRRVDPDFGPDWD
- a CDS encoding S9 family peptidase — protein: MHRYDIERYLNVRSAGGADIGPDGRLSVILNTTGTGQVWSLDAPLSWPTQRTFFEETVSFVDSSPERPEAVFGMDEGGNERTQLYRLNYESGEIVDLTRRPAAKHRWGGWDGEGDRFAFASNRRDEAVFDVYVQERAAEASGDAAGDRSDAPSDPPDPELVYEGDGWLSVAGWSPSDDRLVVHEAHASFDHDLYTLDVESGELTHHTPHDGDIRYGSPQWGPDGDAIYLVTDHDSDTLRLERLDLATGEFTVVVSGDEWNVDGVALHEESRRLVYSRNVDGYTELSVGELVAPDRIDELPAPDLPDGVAGGVSFGPDGDRFAVTATGSTHNANVHVIEATTGETERWTAAATAGIPPETFIERELVRYPTFDKREIPAYLSVPETEPPDSGYPVVVDIHGGPESQRRPSFSSVTQYLLNSGYAVFEPNVRGSSGYGKAYAALDDVRKRMDSVKDLRAGVEWLHDHPEIDPDRVVAMGGSYGGFMVLAALTEFPELWAAGVDVVGIANFVTFLEHTGDWRRELREAEYGSLADDREFLESISPVNRIDRIQSPLFVLHGANDPRVPVDEAEQIAERAREQGVPVRKLVFDDEGHGLSKLENRIEAYRAIVAFLGEHV